A window of the Lactuca sativa cultivar Salinas chromosome 5, Lsat_Salinas_v11, whole genome shotgun sequence genome harbors these coding sequences:
- the LOC111878489 gene encoding wax ester synthase/diacylglycerol acyltransferase 11, producing MIMEIDEPLTPAGRLFIQPETNIVVLCCLGTKQPLRIEAIKSVIADSMLVKHPRLSSVLIIDKNGREYWRKTEIDLDRHVVVRHDPIEEATDDEDAANLYMADLAVSTPLATDKPLWEVHLLTSHKCAVVRAHHALGDGISMLSFFMAMCRKADDPETMPDMNSVVDPRNKRSGEEAIGWILWRLMKVVWFTLVFVFDFIARVLWVRDETTVINGGAGVELWPRKLVTAKFLIDDMKVVKKSIPKTTINDVLFGVISFGLSKYLDTRSPKPLHEGLRMTGLAMVNLRPQAGHQDLIKMMQDKSMGWGNKFGMLLLPAYYYSSRSDPLEYLRRAKTMIDQKKSSLESFFSYKFGYLIMSIMGAKYASLLNYKILCNTTFTISNMVGPKEKVMFADHPVDYMKTTSTSLPHGITMHMVSYAGTAYMQLLVAKDLVHDPQVLAKCLEDALLEMKDAAVATIKNKKPSKEEQTDKI from the exons ATGATCATGGAGATAGACGAGCCATTGACGCCGGCCGGCCGGTTGTTTATCCAGCCGGAAACGAACATAGTCGTCCTGTGCTGCTTAGGAACTAAACAACCACTTCGAATAGAGGCCATAAAATCGGTGATAGCAGATTCAATGTTAGTGAAACACCCAAGGTTATCTAGTGTCTTGATCATCGACAAAAATGGCCGAGAATACTGGAGAAAAACAGAGATCGACTTGGATCGTCACGTCGTAGTCCGTCATGACCCCATTGAAGAAGCCACTGACGACGAGGATGCAGCAAATCTCTACATGGCTGATCTTGCAGTGTCAACCCCACTTGCCACTGACAAGCCTTTATGGGAAGTCCATCTATTGACTTCTCATAAATGCGCTGTGGTTCGTGCTCATCACGCGCTCGGAGATGGGATCTCCATGTTATCGTTTTTTATGGCAATGTGTCGGAAAGCAGATGATCCAGAGACAATGCCCGATATGAATTCTGTTGTTGACCCAAGAAACAAGCGTAGCGGGGAAGAAGCCATTGGATGGATATTGTGGAGGTTGATGAAGGTGGTATGGTTCACGTTGGTGTTTGTTTTTGATTTCATAGCAAGAGTTTTGTGGGTTCGAGATGAGACAACGGTGATCAATGGCGGAGCTGGGGTAGAGCTATGGCCAAGGAAATTGGTGACTGCAAAATTTTTGATTGATGATATGAAAGTCGTCAAGAAATCCATACCTAAAACA ACAATAAACGACGTTTTGTTCGGGGTAATATCATTTGGGCTATCAAAATACCTGGACACGCGATCACCAAAAC CTTTGCATGAAGGTTTGCGAATGACCGGATTAGCCATGGTCAATTTACGACCTCAAGCAGGACATCAG GATCTAATTAAAATGATGCAAGATAAATCGATGGGATGGGGGAACAAATTCGGAATGTTGTTGTTACCCGCATACTACTATAGTAGTAGATCGGATCCATTGGAGTATTTGAGGAGGGCAAAAACCATGATTGACCAGAAAAAGTCTTCTTTAGAGAGTTTCTTTTCCTACAAATTTGGGTACTTGATCATGTCCATCATGGGTGCAAAG TATGCAAGTCTACTAAATTACAAAATTCTATGTAACACGACGTTCACAATTTCGAACATGGTTGGTCCAAAAGAGAAAGTTATGTTTGCCGACCATCCGGTGGACTACATGAAAACGACTTCAACAAGTTTACCACAT GGGATTACAATGCACATGGTGAGCTATGCAGGAACGGCTTACATGCAGCTTCTAGTGGCAAAAGATCTTGTACATGACCCTCAAGTATTAGCCAAATGCTTGGAAGATGCATTGCTTGAAATGAAAGATGCTGCGGTGGCCACGATTAAAAATAAGAAACCAAGTAAAGAGGAACAAACTgataaaatataa